AGTTTCAGAACTCAGGAAAAAAGCCTTGGAAAAATTGTAGTCTTATTGTTGTTGCCTGAATAAATTGAAAGGGGGGGACCCATGGAACTAAAAACAAAATTTGCAGGTTTTTCTTTAAAAGGGAAAAAAGCTCTCGTAACTGGCGCTGGCCAGGGTATTGGGAGATCGTTAGGTCTTGGATTGATAGAAGCTGGAGCTGAAGTTTCTTTCACCGATTATAATCTTGATCTTGCCAAAAAGGTAACGAAAGAAGCGTCAGATATGGGGGGAAAAGCTCATGGGGTGTTTATCGATGTGACAGATTTGAAAAGTATTCAATCTGGTTTTAATGAAGGTGCCAATCTGATGGGAGGGTTGGATATATTAGTTAACAACGCCGGCATTGAACAAGTTTGTGATAGCTTATCCGTGGATGAGGCAATCTGGGATAAAATAATAGGTGTTAACCTTAAAGGCGCTTTCTTTTGTGCCCAAGCGGCCGGTAAGATAATGACGGATCAAGGGCTTGGGTCCATTGTGAATTTGTGCTCGCTTACCTCATTTGTTGGTGTGCCGACTGCGACCCCTTATACAAGCAGCAAAAGTGGGCTTCTGGGTATGACCCGTTCCTTGTCATCGGAATGGGCCGGTAAGGGTGTTCGAGTCAATGGTATTGCACCGGGATATTTTAAGACACAGCTTACGGATGTTTTTTATCAGGATGAAGATTGGAGAAAGTCAATGCAATCTAAAATACCCATGGGTAGATTTGGGAAAATGGACGACTTGATTGGTGCCGTAATATTCTTTTGCTCAGAAGCCTCTGCTTATGTAACTGGACAGGTAATTGCCATTGATGGTGGGTACTTGTCTGCTTTGTAGATATAAAATAAAAGGAGAAGAAAAAATGTTTCAAAGAACCAGAGCCTTAACTATTTTTGGAATTGCAGTGTTGTTGACTCTGTCGCTGGTGGGGAGTGTTCAGGCCAAGGCGCTTGTCTTTGGTATGACAGGACGCGATATGACTCCTCCTTATGCTCGTGCTATCGAGGCTGGCGCAGAGAAAAAAGCCCATGAGTTAGGTGTAAAATTATTACTAAAGGACTCACAAAACGATATCCTCAAGCAATTATCGCATATTGATAGTTTTATCGTGATGGGAGTGGATGCTGTTCTTTTTGAAGGCACTATCGATACACGTGCCATTGTTCGGGGTATTGAAAAACTTAACAAAAAGGGCATTCCAATAGTTGCCCTGGATAACTCTCCTGAAGGTGGAAAAGTAGCCTATTGGGTATCATTTGATATTGAAGATGCATCACGAAAAGCCGCAGAGAGTTTTATCGGGGGAATCAAAGCAAAACATGAAGGTAAAATACCGGAAGGTGTTGTGCTTGAAATTACTGGGGCTTTAGGTGACGGTTTTGCCAATGACTGTACGAAGGGCTTTGATTCAGTATTAAATAAATACCCCGGCCTTACGGTTGTACAGGGGGAAGGTAAATGGAACAATATTGATTCATTTAAAAGAACGAGTGACCTGTTAACGCGCTATAAAGGACAGATTATTGGTAT
Above is a window of Desulfotignum balticum DSM 7044 DNA encoding:
- a CDS encoding SDR family NAD(P)-dependent oxidoreductase, encoding MELKTKFAGFSLKGKKALVTGAGQGIGRSLGLGLIEAGAEVSFTDYNLDLAKKVTKEASDMGGKAHGVFIDVTDLKSIQSGFNEGANLMGGLDILVNNAGIEQVCDSLSVDEAIWDKIIGVNLKGAFFCAQAAGKIMTDQGLGSIVNLCSLTSFVGVPTATPYTSSKSGLLGMTRSLSSEWAGKGVRVNGIAPGYFKTQLTDVFYQDEDWRKSMQSKIPMGRFGKMDDLIGAVIFFCSEASAYVTGQVIAIDGGYLSAL
- a CDS encoding sugar ABC transporter substrate-binding protein; the protein is MFQRTRALTIFGIAVLLTLSLVGSVQAKALVFGMTGRDMTPPYARAIEAGAEKKAHELGVKLLLKDSQNDILKQLSHIDSFIVMGVDAVLFEGTIDTRAIVRGIEKLNKKGIPIVALDNSPEGGKVAYWVSFDIEDASRKAAESFIGGIKAKHEGKIPEGVVLEITGALGDGFANDCTKGFDSVLNKYPGLTVVQGEGKWNNIDSFKRTSDLLTRYKGQIIGIYVHTPDIMGQGVVQAIETAGLNPADYSISGICMGPEGRELIKEGKIYSIVQQPAMASAEIGVQLLYDIVTGKTDLPKKGEILNVPNAHWSPAPIVDNPRCNGLMIKLNAPVVPQEVKADDPRLWENILTK